The Triticum aestivum cultivar Chinese Spring chromosome 3A, IWGSC CS RefSeq v2.1, whole genome shotgun sequence genome includes a region encoding these proteins:
- the LOC123062025 gene encoding proteasome subunit alpha type-2 — MGDSQYSFSLTTFSPSGKLVQIEHALTAVGSGQTSLGIKAANGVVIATEKKLPSILVDETSVQKIQSLTPNIGVVYSGMGPDFRVLVRKSRKQAQQYYRLYKETIPVTQLVRETAAVMQEFTQSGGVRPFGVSLLIAGYDDNGPQLYQVDPSGSYFSWKASAMGKNVSNAKTFLEKRYTEDMELDDAIHTAILTLKEGYEGQISANNIEIGVIRADREFKVLTPAEIKDFLEEVE, encoded by the exons ATGGGCGACAGCCAGTACTCCTTCTCCCTCACCACCTTCAG CCCGTCGGGGAAGCTGGTGCAGATCGAGCACGCGCTCACGGCCGTCGGATCGGGCCAAACCTCGCTTGGCATCAAAG CTGCCAATGGCGTAGTTATCGCCACCGAGAAGAAATTGCCTTCTATTTTAGTGGACGAAACATCT GTGCAGAAGATTCAGTCACTGACTCCAAATATTGGAGTTGTCTACAG TGGGATGGGTCCAGATTTCCGCGTTCTTGTCAGAAAAAGTCGGAAGCAGGCACAGCAGTATTATCGGTTGTACAAG GAAACCATCCCGGTGACCCAGCTTGTCCGAGAGACTGCTGCTGTTATGCAGGAGTTCACACAATCTGG TGGTGTAAGACCATTTGGTGTATCACTGTTGATTGCTGGGTATGATGACAATGGTCCGCAGTTGTATCAG GTTGACCCATCAGGATCTTACTTCTCCTGGAAAGCATCAGCGATGGGGAAAAATGTGTCAAATGCAAAGACATTTCTTGAGAAAAG ATACACCGAAGATATGGAGCTTGATGATGCCATTCATACTGCAATTTTGACTCTGAAAGAAGG ATATGAAGGTCAAATCTCTGCCAACAACATTGAAATTGGAGTTATCCGGGCTGACCGTGAATTCAA AGTTTTAACTCCAGCAGAGATCAAGGATTTCTTGGAAGAGGTGGAGTAA